Within the Girardinichthys multiradiatus isolate DD_20200921_A chromosome 12, DD_fGirMul_XY1, whole genome shotgun sequence genome, the region AGAGCTTTAACAGTAACTGCAATTACAAACATAGTCTTGATAGACAACATTTCAATCAAGCAACTGTTTAAGGAATTTGACCATATTAATCGCAGTTTGTGTGAACAAAGACAACAGAAATGAATTAGACAAATTTAAAGCTGTGCTCAGTTAATGACTCTGCTGCTCAGCCACCTTCAAGCATACCTCATTCTGTGCATCCTCATTTGGTCAGCCATGCTCACCTGGCTGCACTCCCAGCAGTTGTTCTTGCAGCTTTTCCGCTGTAAACAGCGGTCTATTTTTTCATCATGTATAGCTTTTTAAAGGTTATCCTCCTCTTCATAAAATAACAACCAAAAAATCCTCATAGTGCATAGggccaaaaataaacaaaggctCTTGGAAGAGAAGCCACAGCACATGTGGACATAGCCATTCTCAAACCACTGAAAAAAGACccagataaaacaaaataaaataaatttgcaCATGTTGACAAATTATGTGACAAATCATGTGACTGTGTTGCACTAACTACAATAGAGTGTGGGTGCTGTGAGTGTAGTTTCCGAGCTGGGCTGCCATCAAAACAAGCTCAAAAGCAATAAGTATTTTCTGTAGATCTTTGGTGATTTAAGGTACCAACTGTAATACAAATGCTTTATAAATGCTTTATATAAGAATGATTTTTGATAAAATCTTTACTTgtaatttaacagttttttcttagttttaaaatttgaaataaaacaaaaaatgtttttatttaaactggagCAGCATCAACATCATTCCAGAATCCAGATGGCACATTAAAGAATTAAAGTAAATGAGAAGCTGTTTCTGCTGACTAAACAAAGCAACATACGTTGGATTTGTCCAGAAAGAAGCTAAAATGAATCGAAAGGCCGACCAACTCAAAGAACAAGCCCAGGAACTCCAAAATACTTTGGATACAGCCAGTGACACTGATCAACACCACATACGGGTGAGCGAGTTCAATTTCCCCCGAGCAGAGAAGGAGgcactggaaaataaaatcaatcacCTTAATAAGGAGCTGTTTGAGAGCAGGGAGGCCATAAGACTCAGTGATCAGGCTGTAGATCAAGAGACTCAGAAGCTCCATGCAATCCTTGGTGAAATCAAAGCCATAGAACTTATGATCAACACTGACAATGAGGCTCTGCTTCAAGAAAATGAGGCCTTGCAGAGACAACTTGCTGAAATCAACAAAAAATTGGCTGACAGCAAACAGAATTTAAGAGAAAAGGATGAGCAACTTCAGCAGCAAGTGCAGGAGGTGCAGAAATTACAGGAGGCACTCTGTGAGTTTAAACATCAGTGTGACAGTCTGAATGAGGTAAATACCTCCCTGATGGAAAGAAACGAAGCCTTGCAGAGAGAGCTTGTGGTGATCAACATCAGTCTGGCGCACGGCAAACAAGCTTTAGGACAAAAAGACCAGCAACTTCAACAACAAGTCCAGGAAGTCCAAACGACACAGGAGGCACTTGGTGAGGTCAAACATCAGTATGTGAGCTTGTGTGATATAAATACCTCTCTGACAGACAAAAATGAGGCCTTGGAAATTAAAGTGCAACAGCTCACAAAGAATCTGAATGTCAAAGAAGAGGAAATTCGACTCCACAATCAGGCTCTCCAACAAGAAATCCAGATGTTTCAAGAAATCCTGGCCGATCTCCAAGACTTTAATAGGAAATATGTATTGCTAAAGGTACAGGCAGAGAATGAGCCATCAAGAAACCTTGGGGCTAACAAAATGTTGTGCCACGGAGAGAAGAGCATACAGGATCTTCAAGAAGAAACCCAGCACCTCCTCTATTCTGAATCAAGGGATGAAGgccaaaatgaagaaaaaacagaaggtGTGAATGCATCCATTACGGAGGATCCAGCAGAGAAGGCTTTAACACTGGGCACTTCAgctgaaacatctaaaactgtAAATCTGAACCAgaacctgcagcagcagcagctatcTCCAGAGGACCTTCACAAAGAATGCCCCTGTGTTGCTGAAACCCCACAGAAGCAGAAGTCTTACCTCTTGATTAATTGGTTCGCACAAACCCTtctgaaaatgtacaaaacaggAACAATGAGGTACTGGGTTGAAGCCTGGTATttctaaataaacacaaatgaaaaagtgtgtatttctttctttgttagGACATAGTATTAATTTCCATTAATTTCTGTACCCCTAACCTTGATTATATTACCTAGCTAACTAGTTAGCTCCCGAAGGACTAAATGCAGGggacctacctacctacctacctacccaTCCACCCAACAGTATCACACCACATATCAGTAACCCATAGATAGCTCACCAGCTAAGGAGACACCATTGGTAAACATGACGCGTGGGATCCCACCATGACCTTTTACATAATCAACATTAGGCATTTCTCCCACAAGAACCATTAACACTAGGCCCCAAACTAAAGCTTATCTGAAAAATAAGTCTAACCCAAAACCTTAACATACAGCCCACTTCCAACCCACCAAATCCTTAATAAGGAGAGCAGCCAACCCAAGAAGCCCAACAACATACATTGCATTTTACTCCACTCAACATAACAAGTAGCCTATAGTTGTTCCCAACACTAGAAAACCCAACCTGCAAGCACCCCTACCCATGCAATACCCATTTCTGGGACCACCTCTTTTCAAAACACCCTGGGAGTAATAACATTTCTGTGGATCATTCACTCCTGTATTGTTAATTTATTCCTAAAATGGGTGGTTTTGCCtataacttttatggatatTATTTAACTCTTTTTAGGGAACTCAGGATCCTTTTAAATCCTAATGTAGGATCGAATCCCATCAGATGCaagcctaaccctaacccctaacccttcCTCTTAATATAGCCCTAACCCAAGACCTCAGCAGTAAACCCAAACCTTCCCACCCCAGCACATTCCCATCCCCATCCCCATCCAACTATTCATAAGCAGAACAGCCTTCACAAGAACTCCACACTCAACCAGAGCCACCAGTAAGGCCCTAAAACCATACCTCGTACTGAACCCGGAAGAgcttaacaaaaacacacagaacccCACAGAcccaaagacaaacaaacataATCCCTGCACCTAACCAACACTCTGCACCCCTCACATCTCTGGCTCCCCCGTGTGTCCTTGACTCTTTTTCTGCCCTCTTGTACTACTCACTCCTTTCTTGCTTCCCATTCGCTTTCCACCTCCTTCTCTTCTTTCATAAACAGGACGATCCACAAGAAAAGTACTGCTTGGGTCCCACCTTGACAGGATGCAGTCACCCACTGAAATATTCTTGCGTTGATCCAAAGCTGCACACTCAGCACATTTTAAGCCAGAAAGGCTGGCTCCACTGGCCTCTTGGAACATCTGGTTGTACAACCCACTTTGCATAAGATGGGAACCAGTTGCTCAACATTCAACCTGATCTTGAACGGCTGTGAACACCTACATTATAGCCTCCATCCCAAACTTTGCATTGCTATCAAGACCACTGAGAAGATCTCATACAAACCTAGTCCTAATCATAATCTTAATTCACATTTTAGCCCTATTTCCAAGAACTAACCCTAAAAATAAGGGTTCACTGTATTAGCAAATTATGCATTTCTACTCCTGTTAACACactgcattgacttccattcatttaaataacaaataaaaaacatttttaacattttacaaataactggaaacatttttccagCTGATTTTCCATTTGCAGTCCAAGTGGCAGGTGCAAAAGTCAACGAGAAAATACAATCaattaaaagcatttaaaaacacatgaagtatcacatttaaaaaacaatcacataATGTGTAAAATGAGTATGAATTATAAATGTAGCATTCATAAaatctatacatatatattacGATATTAACAAAATATTGGCTTAACTTAAGATTTCCTAAAAAATACACATCTCTTTCCCCAATTTAATTTAGAACATAAGCCTACATCTAAACCTAAAAATAATGGTCCCCAGCATTAAGCATACAGCAGCTGGGGCCGgaccctgtacaggtccttctcaaaatattagcatattgtgattaagttcattattttccataatgtaatgatgaaaatgtaacattcatatattttagattcattgcacactaactgaaatatttcaggtcttttattgtcttaatacggatgattttggcatacagctcatgaaaacccaaaattcctatctcacaaaattagcatatttcatctgaccaataaaagaaaagtgtttttaatacaaaaaacgtcaaccttcaaataatcatgtacagttatgcactcaatacttggtcgggaatcctttggcagaaatgactgcttcaatgcggcgtggcatggaggcaatcagcctgtggcactgctgaggtcttatggaggcccaggatgcttcgatagcggcctttagctcatccagagtgttgggtcttgagtctctcaacgttctcttcacaatatcccacagattctctatggggttcaggtcaggagagttggcaggtcaattgagcacagtgataccatggtcagaaaaccatttaccagtggttttggcactgtgagcaggtgccaggtcgtgctgaaaaatgaaatcttcatctccataaagcttttcagcagatggaagcataaagtgctccaaaatctcctgatagctagctgcattgaccctgcccttgataaaacacagtggaccaacaccagcagctgacacggcaccccagaccatcactgactgtgggtacttgacactggacttctggcattttggcatttccttgtacccagtcttcctccagactctggtaccttgatttctgaatgacatacagaatttgctttcatccaaaaaaagtactttggaccactgagcaacagtccagtgctgcttctctgtagcccaggtcaggcgcttctgccgctgtttctggttcaaaagtggcttgacctggggaatgcggcacctgtagcccatttcctgcacacgcctgtgcacggtggctctggatgtttctactccggactcagtccactgcttccgcaggtcccccaaggtctggaatcggcccttctccacaatcttcctcagggtccggtcacctcttctcgttgtgcagcgttttctgccacactttttccttcccacagacttcccactgaggtgccttgatacagcactctgggaaaagcctattcgttcagaaatttctttctgtgtcttaccctcttgcttgagggtgtcaataatggccttctggacagcagtcaggtcggcagtcttacccatgattggggttttgagtgatgaaccaggctgggagttttaaaggcctcaggaatcttttgcaggtgtttagagttaactcgttgattcagatgattaggttcatagcttgtttagagacccttttaatgatatgctaattttatgagataggaattttgggttttcatgagctgtatgccaaaatcatccgtattaagacgataaaagacctgaaatatttcagttagtgtgcaatgaatctaaaatatatgaatgttaaattttcatcatgacattatggaaaataatgaactttatcacaatatgctaatattttcagaaggacctgtataagcaggCTAGAAACAAACTGACGAAGGAGGACAGGGCTGCTCAGAGAAGCTTCAACCAGAAGCTAACAAGCAGCATCTCAGTTAAGGACAAAGCTGCAGTTTGGAGGAGATTGAACACCATTTCTAGCTACAGGAGCCCACCCCCCACGCTGTGATTACCTCCCAACTAGCTGACGACCTTAACAGCTTCTTCTGCAGTTCTGAAAACCAACAATTCACACCTCACTGCCACACCAAAGGACTACCTGCACCCACTACCAAGAACTCTACAACCtcttctcctctcctctct harbors:
- the LOC124878447 gene encoding interaptin-like; the protein is MNRKADQLKEQAQELQNTLDTASDTDQHHIRVSEFNFPRAEKEALENKINHLNKELFESREAIRLSDQAVDQETQKLHAILGEIKAIELMINTDNEALLQENEALQRQLAEINKKLADSKQNLREKDEQLQQQVQEVQKLQEALCEFKHQCDSLNEVNTSLMERNEALQRELVVINISLAHGKQALGQKDQQLQQQVQEVQTTQEALGEVKHQYVSLCDINTSLTDKNEALEIKVQQLTKNLNVKEEEIRLHNQALQQEIQMFQEILADLQDFNRKYVLLKVQAENEPSRNLGANKMLCHGEKSIQDLQEETQHLLYSESRDEGQNEEKTEGVNASITEDPAEKALTLGTSAETSKTVNLNQNLQQQQLSPEDLHKECPCVAETPQKQKSYLLINWFAQTLLKMYKTGTMRYWVEAWYF